The Eptesicus fuscus isolate TK198812 chromosome 17, DD_ASM_mEF_20220401, whole genome shotgun sequence genome has a window encoding:
- the ACADSB gene encoding short/branched chain specific acyl-CoA dehydrogenase, mitochondrial isoform X2: MEVAAVRLLRGGALLRRTFPACLPSWKSPPRALRSSQSQALLSPAGGGLPGAPLQTLSEEELMIQSAARKFAQEQVAPLVSTMDENAKMEKSVVQGLFQQGFMAVDVDAKYGGTGAAFFSVVLVVEELAKVDASVALVCDIQNTVVNGLLRKHGTEEQKAAYLRQLATAKVGSFCLSEAGAGSDSFALKTRAEKKGGHYVLSGSKMWISSAREAELFLVMANADPGAGYRGITCFLVDRDTEGFHVGKAENKLGIRASSTCPLTLEDVKVPEANVLGQVGHGYKYAIGSLNEGRIGIAAQGLQHQVAQVATQLEAARLLTYNAARLVEAGKPFIKEAAMAKYYASEVAGLTTSRCIDWMGGVGYTRSCPVEKYFRDAKIGTIYEGASNIQLNTIGKHLDAQY; this comes from the exons CTAAGACGAACcttcccagcctgcctgccttcttggaAGAGCCCGCCCCGGGCCCTCCGGTCCTCCCAGTCCCAGGCGCTGCTCAGCCCGGCAGGCGGCGGGCTCCCCGGCGCCCCCCTGCAGACGCTCTCCGAGGAGGAGCTGATGATCCAGAGCGCAG CTAGAAAATTTGCCCAGGAACAAGTCGCTCCCTTGGTCTCAACAATGGATGAAAACGCGAAGATGGAGAAGTCAGTGGTACAAGGCCTGTTCCAGCAAGGG TTCATGGCCGTGGACGTGGACGCCAAGTACGGAGGGACCGGGGCCGCCTTCTTCTCCGTCGTGCTGGTGGTGGAGGAGCTGGCCAAGGTGGACGCGTCCGTGGCTCTGGTCTGCGACATCCAGAACACGGTGGTGAACGGGCTGCTGCGGAAGCACGGGACGGAGGAGCAGAAGGCCGCCTACCTGCGCCAGCTGGCCACGGCCAAG GTGGGGAGCTTCTGCCTCTCGGAGGCCGGGGCCGGCAGCGACTCGTTCGCCTTGAAGACCAGAGCCGAGAAGAAGGGGGGCCACTACGTCCTCAGCGGGTCCAAGATGTGGATCAGCAGCGCCCGGGAGGCGGAGCTCTTCCTGGTGATGGCCAACGCGGACCCAGGCGCG ggGTACCGAGGGATCACCTGCTTCCTGGTCGACCGGGACACAGAGGGCTTCCATGTGGGCAAAGCGGAGAACAAGCTGGGCATCCGGGCCTCGTCCACCTGCCCGCTCACCCTCGAGGACGTCAAG GTTCCAGAAGCCAATGTCCTGGGGCAGGTTGGCCACGGCTACAAGTACGCCATCGGGAGCCTCAATGAAGGGAGAATAGGAATCGCTGCTCAG GGGCTGCAGCaccaggtggcccaggtggccaCGCAGCTGGAGGCGGCGCGGCTGCTGACCTACAACGCCGCGCGGCTGGTGGAGGCGGGGAAGCCGTTCATCAAGGAGGCGGCCATGGCCAAGTACTACGCGTCCGAG GTCGCGGGGCTGACGACCAGCAGGTGCATCGACTGGATGGGCGGCGTGGGCTAcaccaggagctgccccgtggagAAGTACTTCCGAGACGCCAAGATCG GTACCATATACGAGGGCGCGTCCAACATCCAGCTCAACACCATCGGGAAGCACCTGGACGCGCAGTACTGA
- the ACADSB gene encoding short/branched chain specific acyl-CoA dehydrogenase, mitochondrial isoform X1, with protein sequence MEVAAVRLLRGGALLRRTFPACLPSWKSPPRALRSSQSQALLSPAGGGLPGAPLQTLSEEELMIQSAARKFAQEQVAPLVSTMDENAKMEKSVVQGLFQQGFMAVDVDAKYGGTGAAFFSVVLVVEELAKVDASVALVCDIQNTVVNGLLRKHGTEEQKAAYLRQLATAKVGSFCLSEAGAGSDSFALKTRAEKKGGHYVLSGSKMWISSAREAELFLVMANADPGAGYRGITCFLVDRDTEGFHVGKAENKLGIRASSTCPLTLEDVKVPEANVLGQVGHGYKYAIGSLNEGRIGIAAQMLGLAQGCFDYTIPYIKERMQFGKRLFDFQGLQHQVAQVATQLEAARLLTYNAARLVEAGKPFIKEAAMAKYYASEVAGLTTSRCIDWMGGVGYTRSCPVEKYFRDAKIGTIYEGASNIQLNTIGKHLDAQY encoded by the exons CTAAGACGAACcttcccagcctgcctgccttcttggaAGAGCCCGCCCCGGGCCCTCCGGTCCTCCCAGTCCCAGGCGCTGCTCAGCCCGGCAGGCGGCGGGCTCCCCGGCGCCCCCCTGCAGACGCTCTCCGAGGAGGAGCTGATGATCCAGAGCGCAG CTAGAAAATTTGCCCAGGAACAAGTCGCTCCCTTGGTCTCAACAATGGATGAAAACGCGAAGATGGAGAAGTCAGTGGTACAAGGCCTGTTCCAGCAAGGG TTCATGGCCGTGGACGTGGACGCCAAGTACGGAGGGACCGGGGCCGCCTTCTTCTCCGTCGTGCTGGTGGTGGAGGAGCTGGCCAAGGTGGACGCGTCCGTGGCTCTGGTCTGCGACATCCAGAACACGGTGGTGAACGGGCTGCTGCGGAAGCACGGGACGGAGGAGCAGAAGGCCGCCTACCTGCGCCAGCTGGCCACGGCCAAG GTGGGGAGCTTCTGCCTCTCGGAGGCCGGGGCCGGCAGCGACTCGTTCGCCTTGAAGACCAGAGCCGAGAAGAAGGGGGGCCACTACGTCCTCAGCGGGTCCAAGATGTGGATCAGCAGCGCCCGGGAGGCGGAGCTCTTCCTGGTGATGGCCAACGCGGACCCAGGCGCG ggGTACCGAGGGATCACCTGCTTCCTGGTCGACCGGGACACAGAGGGCTTCCATGTGGGCAAAGCGGAGAACAAGCTGGGCATCCGGGCCTCGTCCACCTGCCCGCTCACCCTCGAGGACGTCAAG GTTCCAGAAGCCAATGTCCTGGGGCAGGTTGGCCACGGCTACAAGTACGCCATCGGGAGCCTCAATGAAGGGAGAATAGGAATCGCTGCTCAG ATGCTGGGACTGGCCCAAGGCTGTTTTGACTACACCATCCCGTACATTAAAGAAAGGATGCAGTTTGGCAAAAGACTATTTGactttcag GGGCTGCAGCaccaggtggcccaggtggccaCGCAGCTGGAGGCGGCGCGGCTGCTGACCTACAACGCCGCGCGGCTGGTGGAGGCGGGGAAGCCGTTCATCAAGGAGGCGGCCATGGCCAAGTACTACGCGTCCGAG GTCGCGGGGCTGACGACCAGCAGGTGCATCGACTGGATGGGCGGCGTGGGCTAcaccaggagctgccccgtggagAAGTACTTCCGAGACGCCAAGATCG GTACCATATACGAGGGCGCGTCCAACATCCAGCTCAACACCATCGGGAAGCACCTGGACGCGCAGTACTGA